One window of the Hoplias malabaricus isolate fHopMal1 chromosome Y, fHopMal1.hap1, whole genome shotgun sequence genome contains the following:
- the LOC136679795 gene encoding interleukin-8-like isoform X2 codes for MTLSARLLLAATALCCLSTLLAMPMELFATSHRCRCIDTTEHPVNTSLFKRIEVIPPGPNCRNTEILITLKDSSIVCVAPEAKWINGILIRLLKGKSRSTSSQA; via the exons ATGACTCTCAGTGCCCGTCTGCTGCTGGCAGCCACTGCCCTCTGCTGCCTCTCCACACTGCTTG CCATGCCCATGGAACTATTTGCCACTAGCCACAGATGCCGCTGCATTGACACCACTGAGCACCCAGTGAACACAAGCCTTTTCAAGAGGATTGAGGTCATACCTCCAGGACCAAACTGTCGCAACACAGAAATCTT AATCACCTTGAAGGACAGTTccattgtgtgtgtggcacCTGAAGCCAAGTGGATTAACGGCATCCTCATCAGATTGTTAAAGGG aaaatCAAGATCCACCAGCAGCCAAGCCTGA
- the LOC136679795 gene encoding interleukin-8-like isoform X1: MTLSARLLLAATALCCLSTLLAMPMELFATSHRCRCIDTTEHPVNTSLFKRIEVIPPGPNCRNTEILITLKDSSIVCVAPEAKWINGILIRLLKGRKSRSTSSQA, from the exons ATGACTCTCAGTGCCCGTCTGCTGCTGGCAGCCACTGCCCTCTGCTGCCTCTCCACACTGCTTG CCATGCCCATGGAACTATTTGCCACTAGCCACAGATGCCGCTGCATTGACACCACTGAGCACCCAGTGAACACAAGCCTTTTCAAGAGGATTGAGGTCATACCTCCAGGACCAAACTGTCGCAACACAGAAATCTT AATCACCTTGAAGGACAGTTccattgtgtgtgtggcacCTGAAGCCAAGTGGATTAACGGCATCCTCATCAGATTGTTAAAGGG cagaaaatCAAGATCCACCAGCAGCCAAGCCTGA